CCGGCTCTTGGATGCCGGCGCCGAGATAATCGAGCGCCGCCTCCTGCACGACCGCCAGACCGAGATAGGCCGTGGCGATGATCAGCAACGGCGCCATGGTGTTCGGCAGGATGTGGCGGAGCATGATGCGCGTGCTGCTGCACCCGGTGGCGCGGGCTGCCTCGATGAACATGGTGGCCTTGAGCACGAGCACACTGGAGCGCGCGATGCGCGAGGCGCGAGGAATGATCGGCATCGCCAGTGCGATGATCACATTGTGCAACGCCGGCCCGAGCACCGCCGCCATCGCCAGCGCGAGCAGCAACATGGGGAATGCCAGCATCGCATCCATGACGCGTTGCGCCACGGCGTCGGTCCAGCCGCCGCGATAGCCCGCGACGATGCCGATGGCAGCGCCGACCACGACACCGAGCAGGCTGGCGCCGAGCCCAACCAGCAGCGATACGCGGGCTCCGTAAATCAAGCGGGACAGGATATCGCGGCCGAATGCGTCGGTGCCGAGCCAGTAGGTCGAACTCGGCGGGCTGTAGAGCGCCGCCGTGTCGCCATCGACCGGATCGTACGGCGCGAGGTACGGCGCGCCCACGGCCAGCACGACGATCACGATCAGCACCACGGCGCCGAACACACCGAGCGGATGCCGCCGGCTGATGCGACCCAACGTCAGCAGCCGGCTCTCGTGCCGCAGCTCCGCCGGGATTGCGCGAGCGCCTTCCATGAGTTGTGGGGAGCTCACCGCACTCATTGTGCCACCCGCACCCGGGTGCGCGGATCGAGCCACCCGTAAATCAGGTCGACGGTGAGATTGCCGAGCACGACGATCCCGGCCAGGACAAGCACGATGCCTTGGGCTGCCGGATAGTCGCGGTTGAGGATCGACGCCACCACGTACTGGCCGAGGCCCGGCACGCTGAACACCGCTTCGGTGATGATCAAACCGCCGAACAACGCCGAGAATTCAAAACCGATCAGCGTGACGACCGGCAGAAGCCCATTGCTCAGCCCATGACGGACCACGACATTCCATTCGGACAGGCCCTTGGCGCGCGCGGTCCGGATATAATCCTCGCCCAGCACTTCGAGCATGATCGATCGCGTCATGCGCGCGACCAGCGCCAGTTGACGCAACCCCACCGCCAGCGCCGGCCAGAACAGTTGCGCCAGACTCTTGCCGGGGCTGACCCAGAACGGTTCCCAGAACAGCGGCGCGCTCCACTGAAAGAGCGCAACGAGCCCCAGGATCAGGATCAGTCCGATCCAGAACGACGGCGCCGCAAGACCGCCGATGCTCACGGCCTGCAACGTGCGATCAATCCAGGTCCCCGCATAACGGGCCGACAGCACGCCGGCCGGAATGCCGAGGCACACCGCGATCAGGGTTGCCATCACGACGATCTGCGCCGTGTACGGAAACCGTCGCGCGATATCCTGCGCAACCGGATTGCCGGTCCGCAGCGACGTTCCAAGATCGAACGTGGCGACGTGGCCGGCCCAGTCGCCGAACTGGACGACCAGCGGCCGGTCGAGGCCCATCTTGCTGCGGACCTGGGCGAGTTCTTCCTCCGACACCACGCCGGCGCCGGCACCGCTCAGCATCACGGCGGCATCGCCCGGGATCACGCGCATGATAACGAACACCATCACTGCGACCCCGAACAGGGTCACGACACCGGTCGCCAGGCGCTGGACGACAAAACTAAACATTCACCCTCTTGCGCGTCGCGCCGCTCAGGCGTCGAGCCAGACCTTGTCCATCTGCATGTTGGCGTAGATATCGGGTAGCGCGATCCAGCCTTTGACGGAATTGGAATAGGCCGCGCCGTAGCCGACCCAGGCCAGGTTGACCTGGTAGTAGGTTTTCAGGAATTCGAGCTGGAACTTCTTGATCAGGGCGGCGCGCTTCTGCGGATCTGGCTCCCGGGACTGCTCACGGAAAAGATTGTCGAGCGCGTCGTCTTTCCAGTTGCCGTAGTTGCGGCCGCCGTAGCTGGTGTAGCCCTCGCCGAAGATCTGGTCCGGCACCGAGCCGCCCATCGCGACCGAATGCGCCACGAGTTGGAAGTCGCCCTTGGTTTCCATCGAGTAGAACGATCCGGTGTCGCGGACGTCCACCGTGGCGTCGAGTCCGACGGTCTTGAGTTGAGCGGCGACATTGATGGCGGAATCGCGGAATGCCGGAAGATCGCCGCGTGTGATGATGACGATCTTGAAGCCCCTGGGCACGCCGGCCTGCTCCAGCAACGCCATCGCCTTTTGCCGGTTGGCCGCGACATTGCCGCCGAGGCCCGGCAATGTATCGTAACCGCCGAACTTCTTGATCTCGTCTACGCTCAAACTGTACGGGCTGTTTGGCGGCATCAGGCCAATGCTGTGGTAGAACGCGCCGGTGAGCGGCCCGACGGTCTTGATGAAGGCGTCGCGGTCCATCGCCAGCGACAGCGCCTCGCGGACCCGGATGTCATCGAACGGCTTGCGCTGCACGTTCGGGATCAGATTGACGAATGTCGGCGTCGGTCTGCGCAATTCGGTGATGCCGGGAACCTTGCGCAGCGTCGCCAGCACCGACTCGTTCGGAAAGAAGAAACCAGCATCGAGCCGCTTGCCTTGCAACGCCGCGCCGCGTTCGACCTCGCCCTTGATCGGGAAGAACTGGATCTTGTCGAGGTAGGCCGGCTCGCCGAAATATTTATCGAACCGCGTCAGCTCGTAGATCTGCCCGTCGATCGCCTGCGACAGACGGAACGGCCCGGTGCCCACGATCTGCCGCTTCATCCCCACGCCTTGCGCATCGAGCGGTTCGCAGACCTTCCGCGGCACGATCACGTTGTAGGGATTGCTCACCATGAACAGGAAATCGGGCTGCGGCTCCGAAAGGTGAATCACCACCGTCGCCGGATCGCTCGCTTCCATCGAAGCGATGTTGCCGAGCAGTCCCTTGCGCGGGCTGATGATGCCGCGCGGCGGCTTGCGGATGCGATCGAGGCTGAAGATGACGTCGTCGGCCGTCAGCGGCGTTCCATCGTGGAATACGACGTTGCGGTGGAGATGGAAGGTGACCGTCTTGCCGTCGGCCGAGATGTCCCATTTCTCGGCGAGGTCCGCGACGAGACGGTTGTAGTCGTGCGGATCGGCGCGCAGCAGCGTCGAGTAACACGGCGAGCCTACGAACTGGGTCAAGTATGTCGCCGACTGATGGACGTCGAAATCGGGAGGATCGCCGCCGTTGCTGACGCGGAGTGTGCCGCCGCGTTTTGGCGTTTGCGCCGCAGCCCAGCGGGGTGTCGCCGCGAGAGCGGCAACTGCTCCTCCCGCCGTCTTGAGGGCGTCACGCCGGCTGATGGCACCGCATTCCAAAGGACGCCGTATCCGCATCGCCAACTCCCCTCAGTCGCGAGGTCCCCTAGGTTATGAGCATCCGATGATCGTTGTTCGTGCCGTTGTGACGTCGCCCGCGACGGAGCGGTGCGGCCCGCGCAGCGCCGTCACGGCGCAGCCCTCGCAAGAAGTATTCCACCATGTCGTCCGCGATCTCGTCGGCGTGAAGCGGACCGTTCGGCCGATACCACTTCGGGATCCAGTTGATCGCACCGAGGATGGCGAAGCCGGCCAGCTTGACGTTGTCGCACTCGAACTCGCCCGCCCGGACGCCCTCCTCGATCAAGCCGCGCACGCCGCGCTCCAGCTGGTCGCGCTTGGCGACGTACTGCTTCCGCTGCTCGGGCCAGAAGCTTTCCAGATCGGTCTGCAGGATGCTGCCGAAGCCGTCATCCAGCACGCCGTGAATGTGACCGGTGAGCAGGATTCGCAGCCGCCCGGCTGGCGTGCCTCCGGCATTCGCCGCCTGCTTCAAGGCGCGCAGGCTGACGTCCACGCAACGCATGTGGCACTGGTACAAAATGTCCTGCTTGTCCTTGAAGTAGTAATACAAATTGCCCTTGGTCATCCCAAGTTCGTTGGCGATGTCCTGAATGGTCAGCGACGACAATCCTGAATTCCGCAACACGTTGCCGACGCTCCGCAGGATCGCTTCCCGGCGCTGTCCCTTCAGTCCGGGCGCGCCGTTCCAGCGCACCGGCTTCTTTTTGGCCCCGCGCCCCGAACCGCCTTTCGCCCTGGAAGGTCGAGCCTTGCCCTGTGCCATGCGGGATTTGAACCGGTGTTTAAAATTTTGACCGAGTGTTCAATTCTCACTTCGCCGTAAGACGCTGTCAACGCCGTTTGGCGTATTTTGCTCGGACGCGATGTCGCGATCCTGCGAACTGCAGCCTCGGTCAGACGGCCGGTCCCGCCGCGCCGGTCCGCACCTGGCAAGCGACCCAATGGCCTGGCGATACTTCGGTCAGCACCTGCTCGTTTCGCGCGCAGGACGGCTGCCGCAACGGGCACCGCGTATGGAAACGGCAGCCGCTCGGCGGGGTCACCGGGCTCGGAACATCGCCGTCCAGGATGATCCGCTTCCGCTCGACCGTCGGGTCCGGCACCGGAACCGCTGACAGCAGGGCCTCGGAATAGGGATGCTTGGGGTTGCCATAGAGCTCTTTGGCAGGCGCGAGCTCGACGATCCTGCCCAGATACATCACCGCCACCCGCGTCGAGATGTGCTCGACCACCGAGAGATCATGGGCGACGAACAGATAGGTCAGCCCGAGCTTCTTCTGCAGATCCTCCAGCAGATTGATGACCTGCGCCTGCACCGACACATCGAGCGCGGACACCGCCTCGTCGCACACGATCATGATCGGGTTGACGGCAAGCGCCCGCGCGATGCCGATACGCTGGCGCTGCCCGCCCGAGAACTCGTGGGGGTAGCGATGCAGATGCTCCGCCGACAATCCGACGGTCTCCAGCAGTTCGACCACCCGGTCATCGCGCGCCTTGCGGCTCGGAGCTAGCCCGTGGACCAGCAGAGCCTCTCCGATGGTGGCGCTCACCGTCATTCGCGGATTGAGCGACGAGTACGGATCCTGGAAAACCATCTGCATCTCCTTGCGGAGACGCCGCATCGGGCGATCGGTGAGATTCGTGATGTTCTGCTCCCGGAACCAGATTTCCCCGGAGGTGGGCTCGAGCAGCCGCAGGATCACGCGGGCGATGGTCGACTTGCCGCAACCCGATTCACCGACCAGGCCCAACGTTTCGCCTGCCGCGATGTCGAAGCTGACGTCGTCGACCGCATGGACCTGGGCTCTTTCGCGCGAGAGCACCCCGCCCCGGATCGGGAAGTATTTCTTGAGGTTGCGGACTCGCAGCAGGGATTGCGCCATGGCGTTCATCGCAGAAAACACGCGACTTTGTGCCCCGGCTCCACTTCGTGCAGCGGCGGCGTTTCCTCGAAATGCCTGGGCTCAGCGAATTGGCAGCGCGGCGCGAATCGGCACCCCGGCTTGATGTCGCCCCGCAGCGTCGGCACCGAGCCCGGAATTTGCTCGAGCCGTCGCCGCTCGGTGGCGGCGCGATCGATGCGCGGAATGGAGCGCAGCAGACCCTGCGTGTAGGGATGCCGCGGATTTCCGAACAGTTCTTTCACCGGAGCCTCTTCCACCACCTGGGCGCCATACATCACGGCGACGCGCTGCGCGGTTTCGGCGATGACCCCCATGTCGTGGGTGATCAGCATCACGGCCATTCTGAACCGGGCCT
The Rhodoplanes sp. Z2-YC6860 genome window above contains:
- a CDS encoding ABC transporter permease, whose protein sequence is MFSFVVQRLATGVVTLFGVAVMVFVIMRVIPGDAAVMLSGAGAGVVSEEELAQVRSKMGLDRPLVVQFGDWAGHVATFDLGTSLRTGNPVAQDIARRFPYTAQIVVMATLIAVCLGIPAGVLSARYAGTWIDRTLQAVSIGGLAAPSFWIGLILILGLVALFQWSAPLFWEPFWVSPGKSLAQLFWPALAVGLRQLALVARMTRSIMLEVLGEDYIRTARAKGLSEWNVVVRHGLSNGLLPVVTLIGFEFSALFGGLIITEAVFSVPGLGQYVVASILNRDYPAAQGIVLVLAGIVVLGNLTVDLIYGWLDPRTRVRVAQ
- a CDS encoding TetR family transcriptional regulator, which translates into the protein MRWNGAPGLKGQRREAILRSVGNVLRNSGLSSLTIQDIANELGMTKGNLYYYFKDKQDILYQCHMRCVDVSLRALKQAANAGGTPAGRLRILLTGHIHGVLDDGFGSILQTDLESFWPEQRKQYVAKRDQLERGVRGLIEEGVRAGEFECDNVKLAGFAILGAINWIPKWYRPNGPLHADEIADDMVEYFLRGLRRDGAARAAPLRRGRRHNGTNNDHRMLIT
- a CDS encoding ABC transporter permease, giving the protein MEGARAIPAELRHESRLLTLGRISRRHPLGVFGAVVLIVIVVLAVGAPYLAPYDPVDGDTAALYSPPSSTYWLGTDAFGRDILSRLIYGARVSLLVGLGASLLGVVVGAAIGIVAGYRGGWTDAVAQRVMDAMLAFPMLLLALAMAAVLGPALHNVIIALAMPIIPRASRIARSSVLVLKATMFIEAARATGCSSTRIMLRHILPNTMAPLLIIATAYLGLAVVQEAALDYLGAGIQEPEASWGLMMSGSATSLALVAPWIVIFPGLAIFLMVLASNLLGDAIRDLLDPKLQRDFP
- a CDS encoding ABC transporter ATP-binding protein, which gives rise to MAQSLLRVRNLKKYFPIRGGVLSRERAQVHAVDDVSFDIAAGETLGLVGESGCGKSTIARVILRLLEPTSGEIWFREQNITNLTDRPMRRLRKEMQMVFQDPYSSLNPRMTVSATIGEALLVHGLAPSRKARDDRVVELLETVGLSAEHLHRYPHEFSGGQRQRIGIARALAVNPIMIVCDEAVSALDVSVQAQVINLLEDLQKKLGLTYLFVAHDLSVVEHISTRVAVMYLGRIVELAPAKELYGNPKHPYSEALLSAVPVPDPTVERKRIILDGDVPSPVTPPSGCRFHTRCPLRQPSCARNEQVLTEVSPGHWVACQVRTGAAGPAV
- a CDS encoding ABC transporter substrate-binding protein codes for the protein MTQFVGSPCYSTLLRADPHDYNRLVADLAEKWDISADGKTVTFHLHRNVVFHDGTPLTADDVIFSLDRIRKPPRGIISPRKGLLGNIASMEASDPATVVIHLSEPQPDFLFMVSNPYNVIVPRKVCEPLDAQGVGMKRQIVGTGPFRLSQAIDGQIYELTRFDKYFGEPAYLDKIQFFPIKGEVERGAALQGKRLDAGFFFPNESVLATLRKVPGITELRRPTPTFVNLIPNVQRKPFDDIRVREALSLAMDRDAFIKTVGPLTGAFYHSIGLMPPNSPYSLSVDEIKKFGGYDTLPGLGGNVAANRQKAMALLEQAGVPRGFKIVIITRGDLPAFRDSAINVAAQLKTVGLDATVDVRDTGSFYSMETKGDFQLVAHSVAMGGSVPDQIFGEGYTSYGGRNYGNWKDDALDNLFREQSREPDPQKRAALIKKFQLEFLKTYYQVNLAWVGYGAAYSNSVKGWIALPDIYANMQMDKVWLDA